The sequence taaaaaaatacaattggctgcacagtttttttttgagaaaaattaagattacctatatatatgtgaaagtattttattttgcagAGAGTATATAGTTTTTGTTAATTCAACAATAATTTgagtttaaaccaaaaaaaaagttctcaGTTCCCTTATCTTAATAcaggaaaaaaagaaattatattcaatacttcaacgtaaaataaaataaaaagttggtTCACGCGAGACATCATAACGACTAAAGTAAGTTTAATTAAAGTCTTTTCTGCCTTTAGCACTTTTTCTCCTTTCTCACGGTTTCATTGGCTCTCCCTCTTTTGCTCTGCTTCAGTTTCTCTTCCCAAAAACAAACTATCGTATTGCATCTGAGTATCCGAGAGAGTTTCTTTTGATTTTAGAGAGGGGCTAAAATGGCGACGAACATTGGTATAATGGATAGTGCTTACTTTGTTGGAAGAAACGAGATTCTTGGTTGGATCAATGACCGTCTTCATCTCAATCTCTCTCGCATTGaagaggtatatatatatatatatatatatcttttgttTCTGCATGTGTTTGTTTCAATGTCAGATTTGTTTTCACTTGTGGTGCATTGTCAAATAAAGAGGACGTGCCTTGATAATGTCGGTGGACTATGCAGATTTATTTTGAGATATATTTAGTTTTGAGATTTGTTCTCTCTCATGAATCATGATCTAACTAATCTAGTCGGATGTGTTACTCTCGACACTTTTTCTGATCCTATAACTAGTGAGTGAGGTATTGCAGATTTCTTGGAAGTATATTCGTTTATCTTGGTTCTGTCTGATAATCAAGGTGTTTTTGAGTGTGTTAAGATGCAATCTCTGTGTTTTGATGCTTAGCTACTGGAGCAACTCGTATGTCTGCTGTTGAATATTCCGGTTTTTTATATCAGTTTTTGGCTTTATAGAAAAAGTGGTAATTGCAATTTATGTTGTGTAATAATCTACATTTGTCAGCTTGATACTTTTATGCCTTTGATATTCAAAACGCTTCAAGGGTTATTAAGATGTTTTTACTTGTTTGTTTTCAACTGATACACTTGCAAGTAAGCACTGAGACTGTTAATATTTCTTGCTTTTGAGACTGTTTATCTAAGTGGCTTATGGTTGGTAGGCTGCATCGGGTGCTGTTCAATGTCAAATGATGGACATGACCTTTCCAGGGGTTGTGCCTATGCACAAGGTACATTTTATATGCATCTCTTGTTTGCTTCTTTGCAGAGGAATCTAAATCTTCAACTCTCAGGTTAACTTTGATGCAAAGATATACTTCTACAATCTTTTTTTGgagacaagagagagagagagaaagtttgGTTTTCTCTCTAGAGTCTCTCCCCCCAAATCTCTTGAAACCCTAGCGCCGTCAACATCTGGGTTCAAATCCGGTGGAGGAGATCGACGGCAAGCTTGCTGTACTGGTCTTCTTCGCCAccccagcttcttcttcttcctctcttttgcctctctctccaaTCCTTCTCCTCTCCATCTACTCCGATATGCTTTTCTCCTCTGGACTTCTTCGGCTCGCCGGAGACTTAACAACGGCAAGGCGGGCGTCTGTCAATCCGCTGGAGGAGAAGCGAGGTTTAGCAAGCTGAAGCGATTAGTGGAGCCAGTAGGAGATCTCTCGCGACATAGGGTCTTTTCTTAGATTTGGGTCAGATCTAGGGGTTCACGGTTTGTCGGAAACGGAGAGCGTCGCTGCCTCGCCAGGAGCCTTCCTTACCGCCCTCCAGACCCTCTGTCGTCGTTTTGCTATCCTCTGGTCTGTGTGAGTTCCTCTTCTCTGTTTCCCGCAGGTACACGGTGTAGAGGCCATCGTGGAGGTTTACTCTGTTACTAGATCTGTCTCTTTGCACAGCAGTGCGTATGGTGCTTTTGGTTCCGGTGAGCTCCTCCTCTTCGCAGATCGGCAAGGGATCTTGGGCTGTTCCGTAGTTAAGCCGCCGTGGCGTCTGGAGTTTCTCACCTTCGCCGTAGCTCTCGCCTGATTTGAGAGCTCTGCCTCTCACTGTCCTAAAATCATTTAATTGTTTTATGGCTGCCCAAAGATGTTAGCTGCCTTTCTTTGAGTCTCGTCGAGTCTTCCGACTTGGTCTGTGGCCGGTTTTTGCCGTTTCCCTACCGCCTGCTTCCACACCGTGAAGCTCAAGAGTCTCTCAAGGCTTGCTGTTGTTGGTATTCCCTGAGTCGGTAGCGTTGTATGGGCTGATGCAGAGCTTGGTCACCTCTTCCGGCTAATACGATTGCAGCCTCCCGCCCAAGGGGTCCTCTGGTTATCAGTCTTCTTTGAGACCTAATGATTCCTTTTGCAGGTTCCAGCTTAAGGTGGTTCAGCCACTACAACTCTTCAAATGTATAAGTGCAAACAACACATCTTTAGTTTTAGCATTAATCTAGTTTACTAGATTAGTCCTATCATGTTCTACAagcttttttaactttttttgcgGCTTGTACAACTAAACTAGCTTCTCGAAGCTCTTTGGTTCAGGTTTCACAACTTGTAATCTCTTTCATTACTAGTTAATGATATTaacattcttagcaaaaaaaaaaaaaaaaaaaaaaactttgatgcAAAGAACGAGTACGAGATGATACAAAACTATAAAGTCATGCAAGAAGTCTTCACCAAATTGAAAATTACAAAGGTAAGTTACATTTGCCTTTGAGATAAAGTTCCTGTGGGCTAATTCTTTTAAAATAGGTAAAtcactttaaaatatttttgtcttAATGGGAAAAATGCCTCAGCCATTGGAAGTCAACAAGCTTGTCAAAGGGAGACCACTAGACAACTTGGAGTTTCTACAATGGCTGAAACGTTTTTGTGATTCCATAAATGGTGgcattatgaatgagtatggaCTCTTTTGCTACCTTAATAATAACTAGAAGTCTTCTTAATGTCACACCACTGGTTTCATCATTTGTAGGAATTATAATCCAGTGGAACGAAGATCAAGAGGTGGTAAAGAGAAAAGTGTAAAGGGGTCTAGTAAGGTCTCAAAGTCCATGCAAACAAACAATATGCATCAGCCTCCTCCAGTCACTACTTCCAACAAAACATTTGGTCCGTCATTTAAACTAGCTTCTTTATCCAGTTTATgactttttctatatatatttttagaacattCTAAACTCCTAGGTCCCAAGCAAGCAAAATCACATGCTGTTGGAGGTGGGAGCAACTCATCAGCCGAAGTGCAAGCTCTGTCAAAGGAGGTAACTAATAGTTTTCATTCTTTAAGGTTAATGATAATAAACCTTTAATATGAAACTTTCTTTGACAATACTAGCTTGAAGATCTCAAGGTCTCGGTTGATCTCTTGGAAAAGGAAAGAGATTTTTACTTCAGTAAGCTCAGGGATGTAGAGATACTTTGTCAGACTCCTGAGCTCGATGATCTTCCAGTAAGTGTCATAGCAATGcttttttgtctttatttccCTTTGTTTGagctaaaaaaaaatgaaaatgtgaGTACGTATTTGTTGAAACCACGAAATGTGCAGATAGTGGTAGCGGTTAAGAAGATATTATATGCAGCAGATGCTAATGAATCTGCATTAGAAGAAGCTCAAGAGTGCCTAAGCCAGTCTCTAGGGCTTGGGGCTGAGGAAGTAGAACAAGAAGCAGAGACCCAGACTTAAAGTTGTGATTTCTAACAAAATGAAGTTTTCAAAGTAGAGGATAACAATAATCAgcttgaaaattttaataataaaagaaCAAATGCTTAAcgattaattttttgtttgaaacacAAATAGATGCCACATTGAGGCAAAACACAAACTAGTGGTCCTATGTTATTCAAGTTTCCAAGTGCAAGATGCTTTCATTCTTATCAAAAAGAATATAATCAGCGTACGGCTTACCAAACCAGTGGTCCGATGTTAGTCCAACATTAAACTTTCTCAAATCATTCTTTCGAAGATCATAATAGAGAAGGTAATAATTGGAAAACAACTTACAAGGTGCCAATATAACCTCGTCGGTTTGAGTTGTGCCTCGTACCAACAATTTAATGCTCTCATTGAGTAAATGCATCTGACAAGGCTGCAAAACCAGGGACTTCGTCGACCATGCTCCACCATCTTCCAAGACCCATAAGTCCACCTTGCCCATCTGTATAAGATAGGTCTGATCAAAAATAGCTGGCTTTCCTCCATATTCTATAAAGCCGATTGGGTTATCTCGTATATATTGAACTGTTCAGATCTAACATCAAAACTGACAAGGACGTAGCAAGACAAACTAACGTAAgccaaataatatataactccACTGATGCATAGTCTTCCTATTGTAGGAATGTGAGGTTGACAATCAAACCCAATTCTTTTCCAAAAACCTCCACTTTCTAGTACGTAGACCCAATGCTCCGAGGTTAAACTATTTATACTTGTTAAGATCGTACTAGCAATGcataatattttgtattgatCAAGAACAGGATCGTGTCCGAAATAGTAGATGATACTCTCATCACAACATTTGACTTTTTGGGAAAATTTGATGACCGGTCTGACCGGTAAGGTTACACTTTGTCTAGTGGTGGGATTATAGATACACGCTTTTCCGCAAACCATGTACAAAATCAATCCACGAAGAACCACCATATCGTGTCCTCCCATCCCTTGCATGGTCAAATCTAAGTCAAAAGATTCAACACTATTACTAGTCGATGATGATAACGATAGCAGTTGAGACTCACGGGGCTCTGGCAGACCCCAATGGAATCACACATATAGTGGTGCATCAAACTCATGTATAGACAAGGTGGTCGCCTTGGGGATGCGACAGTAACATAAAGGTTGCTAAAATATCGAGAACGGATAAGAAGTGACCATGTCTTTGACACACACTTGAACCTCATGAGCGATTTAGCAGGCAATCTAGTCAGAATCTCGATCATGAGATCCCACGGAATCTCCAGCGCCACCATCAAACAATCTAGTTtatgtcttcttcctcttcccacCGCCTTTGACAGCCACTTCTTCCATTGAATAGCTGACATCAGAGATAGAAACTTAACCCTGCCCTACTTAATATTTCTTATGTACAACGAACCACcgaaacttatatatatatatatatatatatatatatatatccaaattCTACTCCATAATCATTTAGGAAAAAGAAACTttgatattttacatttttaaaagaaagaaaaaggtatatatatatatatatatattttatcatatgtGTGTGAGTTGGAGAGACAAGAGCAGAGACTTAGCCCTTAGGATCTATGGCTTGAAGATGTTGTTTTTACGTGGATGGATCAAACCCTAGGATTAGATCCCATCACATTAGCATTACATATTAGGGTAAGAAGTTTGTAACACTTCGACCAATTACATTAATTTATTGTCAGAAGACTGATGAAGGCTATAACCTCGCTGACATGTTAACAAAACCGTCACCAAGGATAAATTTGAAGGTTCTCTGGAGGATGTCAAACAAGGGTGTTTCTGGCTCCTTTTCATTGATCACGTGTTTGTATAACCAAGAGGTGATTTATAATATCCCAATGGCTTGAGATCCTATCCAGTTTAATGAATCAGATATCctatacagtttttttttaatcctatGCAGTTTCCAAAAACCGCGATTTTCCCAGACACAAGAGACGAGCATAGAGACTCAGGATCCAGGGCTTTaagattttgtatttttgtcCCCCTTTTTGACTTGGGTTcgaagattttaaaatttcttcTTTATTCCCAACCAAACGAATGAACGATGTTATTTGTCTTGCCATATCCTAACAAAGTGTAGCAAGTCTGACTCAAATAAAAAGCCTTGGTTCATTTGTTTACAAATTTCATTTGGCCTTAACATATTTTGCGATAACTAATATAAAAAGTATGAAGTGGTTCATTTGTTTGGGATATAATAAAATCATGATTCGAGTAACGTTTAGTAtttttatggttcttttgtGTGGAAGACCTTTTTATTTGGAGTACTTAATCATTTTTAATGGTTTCAGCTACATTTAAACACAAActtaaatcaattaaaattctaGTCACAAATATTTGTCAGAAAATATGATTGGCCAATATGATCAAACTAAATGAAGAAAGCTCAAGTTTATagattaaaattttgggtatcAGACTAAAAATTGTCTTAAATTCTATCATCTCTGGAGCTACAATTTCTGCCTTACACTTATTTGTGCCCACTTAGTGTATCTTAATCAGTTTTGTATTTCTAcgctttttttataaaagatttgtGTTCAGCATAACATGTAAAACTTTGTTTTCAGCCTCTTTTAAAACTTTCAAATTTTTAGgagaaattttatattatttgattgatAATGCATAATGTGAAAACAAATAGAATATGGCATCTTGTCAATGAAATTAATTGAGATGTCATGTTTTCTTTGTCTTACGCTcacttagtttttcttaatcaatcttgtaatttaaaaaaaaaacttttgtattTCCACGTTTTTATAAAGTTTCTATCTCTTCGAATATTTTTGCTGTAAAAGCTTTCTTTTCATCATAacttaaaaacttttaaaaaaaattaggttatAAAAACCTAATTAATGTAACTGAgtaataagaaaacaaatagaACATGACATTCTATCTTTGAGATCGTTGAAATTGTATATTTCAGTTGCTTTACACTAATGTtcacttaatttttaaatcaatctTGCAATAACTTCTTTTATAAGATATTACATAATAATAATGTGGAAGAATACACATGAACAATAGTATTATAGagtcatataatatataacaccaaattttaaccaacaaatttgaaattttaccataaccaaattttgaagtttataaAAGTGGAAACAGTGTACGCGCGGATGAAGCACGAGTTATCCTTTATTCCAAGACAATGCAAAACCGGATGGTAGACTTAATTTTCTTGTAAAATATATCCCATCAATTTTTGCAGTCCATACACGTAGCTGACCACATCGAGGGATAAGTCTTGGTCCTGCTTTGTATACTTGAACGTCATAAGAATACTCCATCTTAGGTCCTTGCCTTAAAATACAGTCCCACTTTGTTAAATTCGGTATCTCATCGTGGAATCTAATGATATATGGAACATCATTGAAGTTTAAGGTTTTTACACCTATATCGTCGTCCCCGGAACGACAATGAAATTGGAGAACTTTACCCGGACCGAGTTGATTATGAATTTCTACTTGATTCTTTTTGCAGGCTTCATTTAGCCCAAAATATGTAGAGGTCACTAATATAAAAAGTACAAAGTAGTTCATTTGTTTGGTATCTAAAACCATGATTTGAGTATCGTTTAGTAATTATAATTCTTTTGTGTGGAAGACCTTTTTATTTGgagtaccaaataaaattctttttgTAAAATGGATTTAGCTAAAtttaaacacaaatataaaccAAACAAACTTCTTGTCACAAATAGTTTGTCTGAAAATATGATAGGCAAATATGATCAAACCAAATGAAGAAAGCTTAAATTTATAACTCACCATAGAATGATAGAATCCAACTAAAGTAAAAGCTAAGATATAGTCTTGAAAGTGTAGTGTTTCAAAAGTAAATTTACGTATTGATATACACAAAACAATTGcaacataaataaatttacaacaatgtaaaaaaaagaaggtaaaTTGACAAAACTAGACATCCATCTGAAAATTTCTAGTAATTTCTTTTATCCTCTCCATCTCCTATCCCACCATTTCAGCTATTTGATCTCTGCATTTGTGTGTTTTGAGATTGAGATTATATTCAAGTCGCATAATAGTAAATAGTGATGATGACAAGTGAACTGACATCACTTACTTTTGTTGTTGGTCTATTAAATTGGGCAAATTAGAAATCACTGTGGCCCAATAGTTATTGACTTGTGGGAGGACTCTTAAAACCCAACACATTGACCTAAAGAAAACTTTTTATTATTACTTTAGGAGAAAGAAACAAGGGATGGACAAAACGTTGTGCCAATGGTATACATTCTGAGGTGTACTATCGTCACGTTAGCTTTTCTCCTAATCTTATCTAGCCCACGTTATCAAAAGGAGAGGGTATTTTCGTCTTACTAAACTCCAACACGGAATAGACCCATCAAAGAATTGGTAAAAggaaatagaaagaaaaaaaactattagcGGCCGCAAACTCCATAATCAAtctgacatatatatattttttaaaacaatgttTTAAATGTTGTTTACGTCTTCTACACGGAGAAAAGGACAAcaaaaactttatatatattaaataaaaatgcaaaaaCCGCAGATTACAGTTAAACTAAAGGCGGTTCAAGTTTCCTCTTCTGTAAATCTTTccttatatatacacacacttGGAGCTCAAGTTCTTGTTCTTTCTTATAACTCAAAACACACAAAGAAACGATTCAACGCTAAAGACTATTTTTACCAATGGATTACTCAGAGCAAGAAGAAAGATCAACGATATCTGAATCTGGAAGCTCTAACTCGTACGATCAGCAACGACCGTCTTTCGCCGACGAGCACGGGCTCATGGAGCTGCTTGAAGGCGATAGAGCTTACGATCTTATCTACCGTAACTGTAAATCTGCACTCGGAGACCAATGCGAGCTTCTCTCGATTCTGAGAAACGGGTTTGCCGCCGTTGGATCTCGCGCTAAGCTCAAAGCTTTCCAGGTTTTTCAAGAGGCGGTGGAGATGAAACACGCCGGTGAAGAAGGCGGCGGCAAAGCTAGAGTTAAGTACGGTTGGTGCGCCGTCAAGAAAACAGAGTTGAAGTCGGTTCTTGAATATGGTTTTAGCCAGCCAAGAAACGATGGATGTTATGGCCGTGGATTGTATCTCTCCCCGGATAATGCTCTTCTTGAATggtaatttaaatattatatgtccaaaacttattttattttagaagtGACTTAAATCTCCGTGCACTAGacagttaaaattttaattttgctttaaagataactaaaattttaattttgttttacagTTCTTTAATTTCTCCAATTTTGCTTTAATTGAGTTTTGTTTTATAGTTCTTGATTCAGTGGTCTCACTCACTGTTTGTGTTTCTTGATTTTTAGTTTGAAGGACTCAGCTGCTGAATCAGAAGATGGGATGAGATTCTTGCTGCTTTGTAGAGTTATACTTGGAAAGTCAGAGGTTGTTCCAAGAGGCTCAACTCAGTCATGTCCTAGCTCGCCAGAGTTTGAATCAGGTGTAGATGATTTAGCTTCTCCGAGCAAATATATTGTGTGGAGTACACACATGAACACACATGTCTTGCCTGAGTTTCTTGTCTGCATCAAAGCTCCATTCAACTTCAACAGtaagtaaaaaataaacaaagccTTTATTTCTTTTTTCCTCTGTTCTGTATTTTAGTTTCTGACatgattttaactttttttcagGAAGTGTAAAGAGATTGAGATCTCCATGGATGGCGTTTCCTGTACTGATCAAAGCATTATCCAAGTTCCTACCTCCTACTCAAATACTCATCATTCAAAAACACTATAA comes from Brassica rapa cultivar Chiifu-401-42 chromosome A02, CAAS_Brap_v3.01, whole genome shotgun sequence and encodes:
- the LOC108870810 gene encoding S-protein homolog 25-like, translating into MVLDTKQMNYFVLFILVTSTYFGLNEACKKNQVEIHNQLGPGKVLQFHCRSGDDDIGVKTLNFNDVPYIIRFHDEIPNLTKWDCILRQGPKMEYSYDVQVYKAGPRLIPRCGQLRVWTAKIDGIYFTRKLSLPSGFALSWNKG
- the LOC103855013 gene encoding microtubule-associated protein RP/EB family member 1B isoform X1 — translated: MATNIGIMDSAYFVGRNEILGWINDRLHLNLSRIEEAASGAVQCQMMDMTFPGVVPMHKVNFDAKNEYEMIQNYKVMQEVFTKLKITKPLEVNKLVKGRPLDNLEFLQWLKRFCDSINGGIMNENYNPVERRSRGGKEKSVKGSSKVSKSMQTNNMHQPPPVTTSNKTFGPKQAKSHAVGGGSNSSAEVQALSKELEDLKVSVDLLEKERDFYFSKLRDVEILCQTPELDDLPIVVAVKKILYAADANESALEEAQECLSQSLGLGAEEVEQEAETQT
- the LOC103855013 gene encoding microtubule-associated protein RP/EB family member 1B isoform X2, producing the protein MATNIGIMDSAYFVGRNEILGWINDRLHLNLSRIEEAASGAVQCQMMDMTFPGVVPMHKNEYEMIQNYKVMQEVFTKLKITKPLEVNKLVKGRPLDNLEFLQWLKRFCDSINGGIMNENYNPVERRSRGGKEKSVKGSSKVSKSMQTNNMHQPPPVTTSNKTFGPKQAKSHAVGGGSNSSAEVQALSKELEDLKVSVDLLEKERDFYFSKLRDVEILCQTPELDDLPIVVAVKKILYAADANESALEEAQECLSQSLGLGAEEVEQEAETQT
- the LOC103855014 gene encoding probable inactive poly [ADP-ribose] polymerase SRO5, translated to MDYSEQEERSTISESGSSNSYDQQRPSFADEHGLMELLEGDRAYDLIYRNCKSALGDQCELLSILRNGFAAVGSRAKLKAFQVFQEAVEMKHAGEEGGGKARVKYGWCAVKKTELKSVLEYGFSQPRNDGCYGRGLYLSPDNALLECLKDSAAESEDGMRFLLLCRVILGKSEVVPRGSTQSCPSSPEFESGVDDLASPSKYIVWSTHMNTHVLPEFLVCIKAPFNFNRSVKRLRSPWMAFPVLIKALSKFLPPTQILIIQKHYKDQQSRRISRSELIQRVRHITGDKLLVHIIKAFGHKVQH
- the LOC103855013 gene encoding microtubule-associated protein RP/EB family member 1B isoform X3; translation: MATNIGIMDSAYFVGRNEILGWINDRLHLNLSRIEEAASGAVQCQMMDMTFPGVVPMHKPLEVNKLVKGRPLDNLEFLQWLKRFCDSINGGIMNENYNPVERRSRGGKEKSVKGSSKVSKSMQTNNMHQPPPVTTSNKTFGPKQAKSHAVGGGSNSSAEVQALSKELEDLKVSVDLLEKERDFYFSKLRDVEILCQTPELDDLPIVVAVKKILYAADANESALEEAQECLSQSLGLGAEEVEQEAETQT
- the LOC108870809 gene encoding LOW QUALITY PROTEIN: putative F-box protein At5g62660 (The sequence of the model RefSeq protein was modified relative to this genomic sequence to represent the inferred CDS: inserted 2 bases in 2 codons), translating into MSAIQWKKWLSKAVGRGRRHKLDCLMVALEIPWDLMIEILTRLPAKSLMRFKCVSKTWSLLIRSRYFSNLYVTVASPRRPPCLYMSLMHHYMCDSIGVCQSPXESQLLSLSSSTSNSVESFDLDLTMQGMGGHDMVVLRGLILYMVCGKACIYNPTTRQSVTLPVRPVIKFSQKVKCCDESIIYYFGHDPVLDQYKILCIASTILTSINSLTSEHWVYVLESGGFWKRIGFDCQPHIPTIGRLCISGVIYYLAYVSLSCYVLVSFDVRSEQFNIYEXNPIGFIEYGGKPAIFDQTYLIQMGKVDLWVLEDGGAWSTKSLVLQPCQMHLLNESIKLLVRGTTQTDEVILAPCKLFSNYYLLYYDLRKNDLRKFNVGLTSDHWFGKPYADYILFDKNESILHLET